The Chlorocebus sabaeus isolate Y175 chromosome 18, mChlSab1.0.hap1, whole genome shotgun sequence genome window below encodes:
- the LOC140709014 gene encoding uncharacterized protein — protein sequence MQEGDSADSVVTSRQIIFQKTVPSTLEGTEDWVIVDKIPTEVVDGDSKKIVTYKVVTVSSRTGDLPADILKSGTIKMHSFEDLAREMQLKEDSKQKIYTLGKSYDTVSGRIVTMTGKAKEGEQVGQPSTMEALQKMEKEMSESVKIIPGLAEYEVLEALADEKSRRGPEVQTTKRKLSESLAPIKEAESRRQSPEEDDLEKAPQQGKDMAVLPGLEDRRFSKTEQVPESEVLKVGLFGPRRKSLSEWRYSQEPAFTVATAHYVTESSASRVVVTSVAHWGHSLQFQHDSF from the exons atgcaggaaGGAGACTCTGCTGACTCTGTCGTTACTTCTCGTCAAATAATTTTCCAGAAAACTGTCCCATCAACCCTAGAG gGCACAGAGGATTGGGTTATTGTAGACAAAATACCAACTGAGGTAGTTGATGGTGATTCGAAAAAGATTGTGACTTACAAGGTGGTGACCGTGAGCAGTAGAACTGGTGACCTCCCAGCCGACATATTAAAATCTGGCACTATTAAAATGCATAGCTTCGAAGACTTGGCTCGAGAAATGCAACTGAAAGAAGACAGCAAACAGAAAATATACACTCTAGGAAAATCCTATGACACTGTCTCCGGCAGAATTGTTACTATGACTGGGAAAGCTAAAGAGGGCGAGCAAGTGGGGCAGCCCTCCACTATGGAAGCACTtcagaaaatggagaaagaaatgtcAGAGTCCGTGAAGATCATTCCCGGCCTGGCAGAGTATGAGGTCCTGGAAGCCCTCGCCGATGAGAAATCCAGGAGAGGACCCGAAGTGCAGACGACAAAGCGGAAATTGTCCGAATCCCTGGCGCCCATCAAGGAGGCTGAGTCTCGCCGGCAGAGTCCTGAAGAAGATGACCTCGAGAAGGCTCCACAGCAGGGGAAGGACATGGCTGTCCTCCCTGGCCTGGAAGACAGACGCTTCAGCAAAACAGAGCAAGTGCCTGAGAGTGAGGTGTTAAAAGTGGGCCTCTTTGGTCCCCGAAGGAAGAGCCTGTCCGAATGGAGATATTCCCAGGAACCAGCCTTTACCGTTGCTACTGCTCATTACGTTACTGAGTCgtccgcctcccgagtagtggtAACCAGTGTCGCTCATTGGGGCCACAGTTTGCAATTCCAGCATGACAGTTTTTGA